The Flavobacterium sp. 123 genome contains a region encoding:
- a CDS encoding pseudouridine synthase — translation MNNKEGNNKRSGARPTSSRPSSNKPKPAMQKRAQGPKKVKINPKVAEAAANKVEKKPNQAPKRPKVADEIRLNKYISNSGVCSRRDADIYIQSGNVKVNNVPVTEMGYMVKPGDIVNFDGAVLTPEKKEYILLNKPKNFTTALDEGQEFRNVLELVRGSTNAKIAPVGRMDKNTTGLLLFTNDTDMLRKFTLPSQKSSKIYQVSLDKNLKFEDLEKINKGLVLDGHRVFVEDVSYIENEAKSEIGLKLRSANVKVVRSIFEHFDYNVLRIDRVSFAGLTKKNLPRGNWRFLTEQEIINLKNV, via the coding sequence ATGAATAATAAGGAAGGCAATAATAAGAGAAGTGGCGCTAGACCAACAAGTTCTAGACCAAGTTCTAACAAGCCAAAACCTGCGATGCAAAAAAGGGCACAAGGGCCAAAAAAAGTAAAAATAAATCCAAAAGTTGCTGAAGCGGCTGCTAATAAAGTAGAGAAAAAACCGAATCAAGCTCCAAAAAGACCAAAGGTAGCGGACGAAATTCGTTTGAATAAATACATTTCTAATTCAGGTGTATGTTCCCGTCGTGATGCAGATATTTATATCCAATCTGGTAATGTAAAGGTGAATAATGTTCCTGTTACTGAAATGGGATATATGGTAAAACCAGGCGATATCGTGAATTTTGACGGTGCTGTTTTAACTCCTGAGAAAAAAGAATACATCTTACTTAATAAACCTAAAAACTTTACAACGGCTCTTGATGAAGGTCAAGAATTTCGTAATGTTCTGGAATTAGTTCGTGGTTCTACTAATGCAAAAATTGCTCCTGTAGGAAGAATGGACAAGAATACTACTGGTTTATTGTTGTTTACGAATGATACTGATATGCTTCGTAAATTTACTTTACCAAGCCAAAAATCTTCTAAAATTTACCAGGTTTCATTAGACAAAAATCTGAAATTTGAAGATTTAGAAAAAATAAATAAAGGCTTGGTTCTTGATGGCCACCGTGTTTTTGTTGAAGATGTGAGTTACATTGAGAATGAAGCGAAGAGCGAGATTGGTCTTAAATTAAGATCAGCTAATGTAAAAGTGGTTCGTTCTATTTTTGAGCATTTTGATTATAATGTTTTGAGAATTGACCGCGTATCTTTTGCAGGATTGACTAAAAAGAATCTTCCTAGAGGAAACTGGCGTTTTTTAACGGAACAAGAAATTATCAATTTAAAGAACGTTTAA
- a CDS encoding carbohydrate kinase family protein — MEKKYSLSAVCFGEVLWDIFPTHKKIGGAPLNVSLRMNSIGVNTTMISRIGDDDNGKDILSFLNDQAVATDLIQITGEYKTGAVQVMINEKGNASYDILYPSAWDKIIETEMMDKAVAEADAFVFGSLACRDEVTRATLNKLLEKANYKIFDVNLRAPYYTIDVLNELMLKADFIKLNDEELREISRELGSTYNSFEQNIKFLAEKTNTKQVCVTKGEFGAVLYSNDKFYYNSGYFIKVVDTVGAGDSFLASLIVKLLRGKSPQKALNYACAIGALVAGHEGANPQISEKVIRDYMKIEKKYNNI; from the coding sequence ATGGAAAAAAAATATAGTTTAAGTGCAGTTTGTTTTGGAGAAGTCTTATGGGATATTTTCCCAACGCATAAAAAAATTGGTGGAGCGCCATTGAATGTGTCTTTGCGTATGAATTCTATAGGGGTAAATACGACTATGATAAGCCGCATTGGCGACGATGATAATGGGAAAGATATTTTGTCATTTTTAAACGATCAAGCGGTAGCTACTGATTTGATTCAAATTACTGGTGAATATAAAACAGGTGCTGTTCAAGTAATGATTAATGAAAAAGGGAATGCTTCTTATGATATTTTATATCCATCTGCTTGGGATAAGATTATAGAAACTGAAATGATGGATAAAGCAGTTGCTGAAGCGGATGCTTTTGTTTTTGGAAGTTTAGCTTGTAGAGATGAGGTTACTAGAGCCACTTTGAACAAACTTTTAGAAAAAGCAAATTATAAAATTTTCGATGTAAATTTAAGAGCTCCGTATTATACGATTGATGTATTAAATGAACTTATGTTGAAGGCTGATTTTATTAAATTAAATGATGAAGAATTACGTGAAATAAGCAGAGAATTAGGTTCTACCTATAATTCTTTTGAGCAAAATATCAAATTCTTAGCAGAAAAGACAAATACTAAGCAAGTTTGTGTTACTAAGGGTGAATTTGGAGCTGTTCTGTATAGTAACGATAAGTTTTATTATAATAGTGGTTATTTTATAAAAGTAGTTGATACAGTTGGTGCAGGGGATTCTTTTTTAGCTTCATTAATAGTAAAATTACTAAGAGGGAAATCACCTCAAAAAGCATTAAATTATGCCTGTGCAATAGGAGCTTTAGTAGCTGGGCACGAAGGAGCTAATCCACAGATTTCTGAAAAGGTAATTAGGGATTATATGAAAATTGAAAAAAAATATAATAATATATAG